The Acinetobacter defluvii genome includes a region encoding these proteins:
- a CDS encoding ABC transporter ATP-binding protein — protein MQIPSHLQNSRTGQAIPNSAGHLLSTLRTFKMAESKTVLEAIDIQKSFGSSRVLEHINLDLKAGEFVSFLGPSGCGKTTLLRIIAGLEQPDYGKVIKQEIDITHFNTAKRKCGIVFQNYALFPNLTVAENIAFGLHKKDWTTQEIQYRVNELLHLIELPNIAEKYPNQLSGGQQQRVALARAIAPNPDILLLDEPLSALDALVRLNLRQKIRNIQRQLNLPAIMVTHDQEEALSISDRVAVMNKGVIEQLDTPHNIYYKPQTRFVAQFIGSMNFMQMVAVDAHHLKMDEQSLIEFPHLTFAKEEHFEIAFRPENVKLVNKNEPSNEYLNLAVRIVNTEFLGAKRRLFCVIQNQNASDDNASDEHVLQVDVDHQQMTIVQDDMYLQVPIRALHVFDARGRARC, from the coding sequence ATGCAAATTCCATCGCATTTACAAAATAGCAGGACAGGGCAAGCCATACCAAATTCGGCAGGGCATCTGCTCTCAACTTTAAGAACATTTAAAATGGCAGAGTCGAAAACCGTACTCGAAGCGATTGATATTCAAAAATCATTTGGTTCAAGTCGAGTGTTGGAACACATTAATCTTGACCTAAAAGCAGGTGAGTTTGTGAGCTTTTTAGGTCCATCGGGTTGTGGAAAAACCACATTGCTACGCATCATTGCAGGGCTTGAACAGCCTGATTATGGCAAGGTGATTAAGCAAGAGATTGATATTACTCATTTCAATACAGCAAAACGTAAATGTGGCATCGTATTTCAAAACTATGCGTTATTTCCAAATTTAACTGTGGCGGAAAATATTGCATTTGGTTTGCATAAGAAAGATTGGACAACACAAGAAATCCAATATCGTGTGAATGAATTATTGCACCTGATTGAATTGCCAAACATCGCTGAAAAATATCCCAATCAATTGTCAGGCGGACAACAACAGCGTGTAGCTTTAGCCCGTGCCATTGCGCCGAATCCTGATATTTTACTCTTGGACGAACCATTGTCAGCTTTGGATGCTTTGGTGCGTTTAAATCTGCGTCAGAAAATTCGCAATATTCAGCGTCAATTGAATTTGCCTGCGATCATGGTGACGCATGATCAGGAAGAAGCTTTGAGCATTTCTGATCGTGTTGCGGTGATGAATAAAGGCGTGATTGAACAACTTGATACGCCACATAATATTTATTACAAACCGCAAACCCGTTTCGTGGCGCAGTTTATTGGTTCGATGAATTTTATGCAGATGGTGGCAGTCGATGCACATCATTTGAAAATGGATGAGCAATCATTGATTGAATTTCCGCATTTAACATTTGCCAAAGAGGAACATTTTGAAATCGCTTTTCGCCCTGAAAATGTCAAACTTGTGAATAAAAATGAACCATCGAATGAGTATTTAAATTTAGCTGTTCGTATTGTAAATACTGAGTTTTTAGGTGCAAAACGCCGTCTATTTTGCGTGATTCAAAATCAAAATGCTTCAGATGACAATGCGTCAGATGAGCATGTTTTACAAGTCGATGTCGATCATCAACAGATGACGATTGTGCAAGATGACATGTACTTACAAGTGCCAATTCGTGCTTTGCATGTATTTGATGCACGAGGGCGTGCGAGATGTTAA
- a CDS encoding putative 2-aminoethylphosphonate ABC transporter substrate-binding protein — MSPYLKQQQKKLLAIGTSVVLACVSVACTTSSTSNDVEQITVYTAVEADQLKRYQWELRKVHPELKVKWVRDSTGVITAKLLAEQKNPQADVVMGLALTSLLVMEENDLLQPYRPKNIEQLKTDFYSQKDIPTWTGMTAWESAVCVNKVELEKKKLPIPQTWQDLTKPIYKGLIVMPNPASSGTGYLDVTAWMQIFGEKQAWQYMQALDQNISQYVHSGSKPCKMAAQGETVIGISFGYPGFKLKSHGAPLEIVYPKEGLGWEMEASAIVKGTKKLSSAEKFIDWTVSQAANEAYAQNFSMVAHQNVQSKNADFPKNLSQQLVKNDFYWAAEHRESILKQWSAQFEK, encoded by the coding sequence ATGAGCCCGTATTTAAAACAGCAGCAAAAGAAGCTCCTCGCAATTGGCACAAGTGTTGTATTGGCTTGCGTCAGTGTCGCATGTACCACATCTTCAACTTCAAATGATGTTGAGCAAATCACAGTTTATACCGCCGTTGAAGCTGATCAACTGAAGCGTTATCAATGGGAATTACGTAAAGTGCATCCTGAATTAAAAGTAAAATGGGTGCGTGATTCAACAGGTGTAATCACCGCAAAATTATTAGCAGAACAAAAAAATCCACAAGCCGATGTGGTGATGGGCTTGGCATTGACGAGTTTATTGGTCATGGAAGAAAATGACTTATTACAACCATATCGCCCAAAAAATATTGAACAACTGAAAACTGACTTTTATAGCCAAAAAGACATTCCGACATGGACAGGGATGACCGCTTGGGAGTCGGCTGTCTGTGTGAATAAAGTAGAACTCGAAAAGAAAAAATTACCAATCCCGCAAACATGGCAAGACCTCACTAAACCCATTTATAAAGGTTTAATTGTGATGCCAAATCCTGCATCGAGTGGTACAGGTTATTTGGATGTCACAGCTTGGATGCAGATTTTTGGTGAAAAGCAAGCTTGGCAATATATGCAGGCGCTCGATCAAAACATTTCTCAATATGTCCATTCAGGTTCGAAGCCTTGCAAGATGGCAGCGCAAGGTGAAACGGTGATTGGCATCTCATTTGGTTATCCGGGTTTTAAACTCAAATCTCATGGCGCACCCTTAGAAATTGTCTATCCGAAAGAAGGCTTGGGTTGGGAAATGGAAGCCTCGGCAATTGTCAAAGGCACCAAAAAGCTCAGTAGCGCAGAAAAGTTTATTGATTGGACAGTCAGCCAAGCAGCCAATGAAGCTTATGCACAAAATTTCTCAATGGTGGCACATCAAAACGTACAGAGCAAAAATGCAGATTTTCCGAAAAATCTGTCACAGCAGTTGGTGAAAAATGATTTTTATTGGGCAGCCGAACATCGTGAATCAATTTTAAAACAGTGGTCAGCACAATTTGAAAAGTAA
- a CDS encoding TIGR03364 family FAD-dependent oxidoreductase — protein sequence MNTAQFDLIIVGAGILGLSAAIQAAEQGLKVHVFEKDAQAIGATRRNFGMVGTSTLSRPDAKWREYALATREFYQRIQAHIDISFQQRNGLYLANTELEWQVLNEFAQVAPDYQIPVSLLSKSQLFDQYDYLNPETVLRGGMVFHEDYSVEPHWVGQRLLQYAEKIGVQIQCNACVVQTQSSQGIAQIRLATGQTFTANKVLICHGEVTQLLYPDLLQQKGLLRCALQMALTKPLNVNLNASIYSGLSISRYPAFEICPSHQDLRNESQIGLVEKYGIHILIKQNQFGQIILGDSHEYYPIEDVPQFNQREEINQFISQYCKENIGLQLPEIESRWNGYYLTHPTELACVTEAERNIFLVSAIAGKGMTTGAGFMKEMLENYIF from the coding sequence ATGAATACAGCACAATTTGACTTAATTATTGTCGGTGCAGGGATTTTAGGATTATCCGCTGCAATCCAAGCAGCAGAGCAAGGACTAAAAGTACACGTCTTTGAAAAAGATGCGCAAGCTATCGGTGCAACACGTCGTAACTTTGGCATGGTTGGAACATCAACGCTCAGTCGTCCTGATGCGAAATGGCGTGAATATGCTTTAGCAACCCGTGAATTTTATCAACGAATTCAGGCACACATCGATATTTCATTTCAACAGCGCAACGGCCTGTATCTGGCAAATACGGAACTTGAATGGCAAGTGTTAAACGAGTTTGCACAAGTTGCGCCTGATTATCAGATCCCTGTGAGTTTATTGTCTAAATCACAACTGTTTGATCAATATGATTATTTAAATCCTGAAACGGTTCTTCGTGGTGGTATGGTATTTCATGAAGATTATTCAGTTGAGCCACATTGGGTTGGTCAGCGTTTATTACAATATGCTGAAAAAATTGGCGTACAGATTCAATGCAATGCATGCGTGGTACAGACGCAATCGTCACAAGGCATAGCGCAGATTCGTTTGGCAACAGGGCAAACCTTCACGGCAAATAAAGTGCTGATTTGTCATGGTGAAGTCACGCAATTGCTCTATCCCGATCTCTTACAACAAAAAGGTTTACTGCGTTGTGCCTTGCAAATGGCGCTCACTAAACCACTCAACGTAAATCTCAATGCGTCGATTTATTCAGGTCTATCGATTTCTCGTTACCCTGCTTTTGAAATCTGTCCGAGCCATCAAGACTTACGCAACGAATCACAAATCGGCTTGGTTGAAAAATACGGCATTCACATACTGATTAAACAAAATCAATTTGGACAAATTATTTTGGGTGATAGCCATGAATATTATCCAATTGAAGATGTACCACAATTTAATCAACGTGAAGAAATTAACCAATTCATTTCGCAATATTGCAAAGAAAACATTGGCTTGCAACTCCCTGAAATTGAATCTCGTTGGAATGGTTATTACCTCACCCATCCGACTGAGTTGGCATGCGTGACGGAAGCTGAACGCAATATTTTCCTCGTTAGTGCAATTGCAGGAAAGGGCATGACCACGGGTGCAGGTTTTATGAAAGAAATGTTAGAAAATTATATTTTTTAA
- a CDS encoding putative 2-aminoethylphosphonate ABC transporter permease subunit, translating into MLNQSAADALLKTRTAHRSRYSLRSSAVLFVAAILLTLSLIAPLMVLMQSAFLNEQHQFVGFDNFAAYFSNPALISSIFNSMWIAITAMLITVSVASVYAFALTNCNIRGKAFFKTVAFLPILAPSILPSLALVYLFGQQGVFKSIMGEVEIYGPLGILISYCFWLFPAMVMLMMGAFRHIDQRLIEASHALGKNTLETHWAVTFPAIRYGLVSACLVAFTYVITDFGIPKVIGGSFNMMALDVYKQIIGQQNMNMGAVISILLLCPAVLAFIFDRYQSRRQERYQNFQIQPYRLRANPRIEKALTVFCGVISGGILLIIITAILASFIRYWPYDLSLTFNHYRFDYVDGGGWASYFNSIKLALFSTVFGTMLIFIIALFSARFKAHSLLKNYIQVLVLLPLAVPGLVLGIAFILFFNAPQNPVSLLYGTMTLLVISTIIHYYTVPHMTLTHAIQQIPNQLDHAAQSLGTSHWTMFRKVYLPLTFPALCDVSVYLFVNAMTTVSAAIFLYSPDTNLASVAVLNMDDAGDTVAAVAMSILILLTSCVVKLLHWLLTRKMMASSQRWREQTHS; encoded by the coding sequence ATGTTAAACCAATCTGCCGCAGATGCCTTATTAAAAACACGGACAGCGCATCGTTCTCGTTATTCATTGCGTTCAAGTGCGGTGTTATTTGTCGCAGCGATTTTATTAACCTTGAGTTTGATCGCACCTTTAATGGTGTTAATGCAAAGCGCATTTTTAAATGAACAGCATCAATTCGTTGGTTTTGACAATTTTGCTGCTTATTTTTCCAATCCTGCTTTGATCTCATCCATTTTTAATTCAATGTGGATTGCGATCACGGCAATGTTGATCACGGTCAGCGTGGCAAGTGTTTATGCTTTTGCATTAACCAATTGCAATATTCGAGGCAAAGCTTTCTTTAAAACGGTGGCATTTTTACCGATTCTTGCACCTTCGATTTTGCCTTCATTGGCATTGGTGTATTTGTTCGGTCAGCAAGGTGTGTTCAAAAGCATCATGGGCGAGGTGGAAATTTATGGACCACTTGGCATTTTGATCAGTTATTGCTTTTGGCTATTTCCTGCCATGGTGATGTTGATGATGGGCGCATTCCGCCATATAGATCAACGCTTGATTGAAGCCTCACATGCCTTAGGAAAAAATACTTTAGAAACCCATTGGGCAGTGACTTTTCCTGCGATTCGCTACGGTTTAGTCAGTGCCTGTTTGGTGGCATTTACCTACGTCATTACCGATTTCGGGATTCCCAAAGTGATCGGTGGCTCATTCAATATGATGGCGTTAGATGTGTATAAGCAGATCATTGGTCAGCAAAATATGAACATGGGTGCGGTGATTTCGATTCTGTTGCTGTGTCCTGCAGTGTTGGCATTCATCTTTGATCGTTATCAAAGTCGTCGTCAGGAACGTTATCAAAATTTCCAAATTCAGCCTTATCGTCTACGTGCTAATCCTCGCATTGAAAAAGCCTTAACCGTATTTTGTGGGGTGATTTCAGGTGGTATTTTACTGATCATCATCACTGCGATTCTTGCCTCATTCATTCGCTACTGGCCTTATGATTTGTCACTGACGTTCAATCATTATCGCTTTGACTATGTCGATGGTGGCGGTTGGGCAAGCTATTTTAACTCGATCAAATTAGCATTATTCAGCACTGTTTTTGGGACGATGTTAATCTTCATCATTGCCTTATTCAGCGCACGTTTTAAAGCGCATTCTTTGCTGAAAAATTATATACAAGTCTTGGTGTTATTGCCTTTGGCTGTGCCGGGATTGGTGTTGGGTATTGCCTTTATCTTGTTTTTTAATGCACCGCAAAATCCTGTGTCTTTGCTGTACGGTACGATGACGCTGTTAGTGATTTCGACCATTATTCATTATTACACTGTGCCACATATGACGCTGACCCATGCGATTCAACAGATCCCAAATCAACTTGATCATGCAGCACAAAGTTTGGGGACTTCACATTGGACCATGTTCCGTAAAGTCTATTTACCTTTAACTTTTCCCGCGCTGTGTGATGTGTCGGTGTATTTATTTGTCAATGCCATGACTACGGTTTCCGCTGCGATTTTCCTTTACTCACCTGATACCAATTTGGCTTCGGTGGCGGTGCTGAACATGGATGATGCGGGCGATACCGTGGCTGCGGTTGCGATGAGTATTTTGATTTTACTGACATCATGTGTCGTCAAGTTGCTGCATTGGTTGCTGACTCGGAAAATGATGGCATCTAGCCAACGATGGCGTGAGCAGACCCATTCATAA